One segment of Ziziphus jujuba cultivar Dongzao chromosome 12, ASM3175591v1 DNA contains the following:
- the LOC107405478 gene encoding purple acid phosphatase 3-like: MAISSQITIFLCCAFIASLSFCSVASVPELQRLKYQLSKVDDHGSLLSFLVVGDWGRRGLYNQSKVALQMGLVGEKLDIDFVISTGDNFYEDGLTGVDDPAFKESFSNIYTAPSLQKQWFSVLGNHDYRGDVQAQLSPILRKLDKRWLCLRSFIVTAEMVDFIFVDTTPFVNEYFTNPKNHTYDWRGVLPRENYLQNLLKGFESALRQSQAKWKIVVGHHTIKSAGHHGITKELEEQLLPILKDNHVDLYVNGHDHCLEHISDTESQIQFLTSGGGSKAWRGDIKWWKPEELKLYYDGQGFMSVQLNEVEANIVFYDVFGHVLHKWKLSKELDSDV, encoded by the exons ATGGCTATTTCTTCCCAAATAaccatttttctttgctgtgcCTTCATTGCTAGCCTTTCATTTTGCTCGGTTGCTTCTGTACCTGAGCTTCAGCGTTTAAAATACCAGCTAAGTAAAGTTGATGATCATGGATCACTCTTGAGCTTCTTGGTTGTTGGCGATTGGGGAAGACGAGGACTTTATAACCAATCCAAAGTAGCTTTGCAG ATGGGCTTAGTTGGAGAGAAACTGGACATAGATTTTGTCATCTCAACAGGAGATAATTTTTATGAGGACGGGTTGACAGGTGTGGATGATCCAGCATTTAAGGAATCATTTTCCAATATCTATACAGCCCCAAGTTTGCAAAAGCAATGGTTCAGTG TTTTGGGCAACCATGACTACAGAGGGGATGTCCAAGCACAATTGAGTCCCATCCTCAGGAAATTGGATAAAAGATGGCTTTGCTTGAGATCATTCATTGTAACTGcag AAATGGTAGATTTCATCTTTGTGGACACCACCCCATTTGtaaatgagtactttacaaatCCAAAAAATCATACATACGATTGGAGAGGTGTTTTACCCAGAGAAAATTACCTTCAAAATCTCTTGAAG GGTTTTGAATCAGCACTGCGGCAATCACAGGCAAAATGGAAAATTGTAGTGGGTCACCACACAATCAAGAGTGCTGGACATCATGGTATTACCAAAGAGCTTGAAGAACAGCTTCTTCCAATCCTCAAG gATAATCATGTTGATCTTTATGTTAATGGACATGACCATTGTTTGGAGCACATCAGCGATACAGAGAG cCAAATCCAGTTTTTAACAAGTGGAGGTGGCTCAAAAGCATGGAGAGGAGATATAAAATGGTGGAAACCAGAGGAACTGAAGCTGTATTATGATGGGCAAGGCTTTATGTCTGTGCAATTGAATGAAGTGGAGGCAAATATCGTATTCTATGATGTCTTCGGCCATGTTCTGCACAAGTGGAAACTCTCTAAAGAGCTTGACTCGGATGTGTAG